A section of the Xiphias gladius isolate SHS-SW01 ecotype Sanya breed wild chromosome 8, ASM1685928v1, whole genome shotgun sequence genome encodes:
- the LOC120793461 gene encoding hyaluronidase-5-like, with protein sequence MNPVKLLRDKQHFSVVIAMLALLSSGQALPRTDPPIRPGHPFLFMWNAPTELCDIRFGMPLDLSHFHFVSSTLKTATNQSISIFYIDRFGIFPYVDEDTGEMYDEGLPQLIDLQDHHKQAEDDIEYYIPTDHPGLAVLDFEEWRPQWVRNWGSKDIYRQISIEMVKKKDASLSDDKAEDWAKIVFERAAKKYFLRSIRIGKRLRPNRLWGYYLYPDCYNYDYNQDMAGFTGECPAIEKERNEELLWLWRESTALFPSIYLELVLRDSQQARLFVRHRIQEAIRVSMLPNSSYSVPVYAYIRPVYKDSTAEYMSEFDLVNTIGEAAALGAAGIVSWGDMNVTDSEDSCFDARRHLEQVMNPYILNVSKATQLCSEALCQGRGRCVRKRWDDDVFLHLDPRRYRIQRQRRGGPLTVSGDLSQDDVNWFDRSFDCMCYSEEPCRSVLTVNVIHEAFIVGWSRGADGPRPLLLVMILLCLKYVVM encoded by the exons ATGAACCCAGTCAAACTGCTTCGTGACAAACAGCATTTCTCCGTCGTCATCGCCATGTTGGCCCTGCTGAGCTCCGGCCAGGCCTTACCGAGGACGGACCCTCCCATCCGTCCTGGTCACCCCTTCCTGTTCATGTGGAACGCCCCAACTGAGCTGTGCGACATCCGCTTTGGCATGCCCCTCGACCTCTCCCACTTCCACTTTGTCAGCAGCACGCTGAAGACGGCGACCAACCAGAGCATCTCCATATTCTACATCGACCGCTTCGGCATCTTCCCCTACGTGGACGAAGACACCGGTGAGATGTACGATGAGGGTCTGCCGCAGCTGATTGACCTGCAGGACCACCACAAGCAGGCCGAGGACGACATCGAGTACTACATTCCCACTGACCATCCGGGCCTTGCTGTGCTTGACTTTGAGGAGTGGAGGCCACAGTGGGTTAGAAACTGGGGCAGCAAAGACATCTACCGACAGATTTCCATCGAAATGGTGAAGAAGAAAGACGCGTCATTGTCTGACGATAAGGCGGAGGACTGGGCGAAGATCGTGTTCGAACGCGCAGCCAAGAAGTACTTCCTCCGCTCCATCCGCATTGGGAAGAGGCTGAGGCCCAACAGACTCTGGGGTTACTACCTGTACCCCGACTGCTACAACTACGACTACAACCAGGACATGGCAGGCTTCACCGGAGAGTGTCCCGCCATCGAGAAGGAGAGGAACGAGGAGCTGCTGTGGCTCTGGAGAGAGTCCACAGCGCTCTTTCCGTCCATCTATCTGGAGCTGGTGCTCAGAGACTCCCAGCAGGCCCGGCTGTTCGTCCGCCATCGAATCCAGGAGGCCATTAGGGTGTCAATGCTGCCCAACAGCTCCTACTCAGTCCCCGTCTACGCCTACATCCGCCCCGTGTACAAGGACAGCACCGCCGAATACATGTCAGAG tttgatcTGGTTAACACCATCggagaagctgctgctctcGGCGCCGCCGGCATCGTTTCCTGGGGAGACATGAACGTCACAGATTCAGAG GACTCCTGCTTTGACGCTCGACGCCACCTGGAGCAGGTCATGAACCCCTACATCCTGAACGTCTCCAAAGCGACGCAGCTCTGCAGCGAGGCGCTCTGCCAGGGCCGAGGTCGCTGCGTGAGGAAGCGCTGGGACGACGACGTCTTCCTCCACCTTGACCCGCGCCGTTACCGGATCCAGCGGCAGCGACGCGGCGGCCCGCTCACTGTGAGCGGCGACCTCTCGCAGGACGACGTCAACTGGTTCGACCGCAGCTTCGACTGCATGTGCTACAGCGAGGAGCCGTGCAGATCGGTGTTGACGGTCAACGTCATCCACGAGGCCTTCATCGTTGGGTGGAGTCGAGGAGCTGACGGGCCCCGTCCCCTGCTGCTGGTGATGATACTGCTCTGTCTGAAGTACGTCGTGATGTGA
- the gpr37a gene encoding prosaposin receptor GPR37, producing the protein MPPDWSRSGTHPNPAGSHDQDLCESCLRGNMKGSEFFFEVQSFFFFFFQRWIDHFGSDGFLSGVRQTHTMPHPPLRLLCLWLCSEAVAGQLHWQKTKTTFSPEYESTAADRNAQSRRWRTVSAEDNGGTRGASAQASWLDTVSRSSSGLLGTGVHRRATRKSDAQNGARRARLVPGEEALRTYGNEAGEARTGGCSPGEVLTQSWHGPTCRPAGTGRTRRQKRSEPLQDGAAAAWEAMPAAMAQEQDAGPPLGVNASDYEEEDSLPDPPDTTPFVAVNTRARRRQVKNPFYPVTAESYGAYAVMIAAVVIFSVGIIGNVSVMCIVCHNYYMRSISNSLLANLALWDFVVVFFCLPLVVFHELTKNWLLGEFSCKIIPYLEVASLGVTTFTLCALCIDRFRAATNVQMYYEMIENWASTTAKLAVIWVGALLLALPELLIRQLVAEDGDPPGVTPCERCVVRISTELPDTLYVLGLTYDGARLWWYFGCYFCLPTLFTICSSLVTARRIRRAERACVRGSKKQIQLESQMNCAVVALAILYGFCIIPENICNIVSVYMAAGVPRRTLDVLHLVSQLLLFCKSAVTPVLLFCMCRPFTKAFLDCCCCCCEECGPPPSAAAAAASTAGDTDNECTTTELELSPFSTVRREASTSTAYAAVGTHC; encoded by the exons ATGCCTCCCGACTGGAGCCGCTCCGGGACGCACCCGAACCCGGCAGGTTCACACGACCAAGACCTTTGTGAAAGCTGTTTGCGAGGGAACATGAAGGGAAGTGAATTTTTCTTTGAagttcagagctttttttttttttttttccagagatgGATCGATCATTTTGGATCAGACGGTTTCCTCTCAGGCGTTAGACAGACCCACACGATGCCGCATCCACCCCTGAGGTTGCTGTGTTTGTGGCTGTGCAGCGAGGCCGTCGCCGGTCAACTCCActggcagaaaacaaagacgACTTTCAGTCCGGAGTATGAATCCACCGCCGCTGACAGGAATGCGCAGAGCCGGAGATGGCGCACAGTCAGCGCGGAGGACAATGGGGGGACGCGTGGAGCGAGCGCGCAGGCCTCGTGGTTGGATACTGTAAGCCGGTCGTCCTCGGGGCTGCTGGGGACGGGGGTACACCGGCGCGCCACGCGCAAAAGTGACGCGCAAAATGGAGCTCGGCGCGCCCGACTTGTACCCGGAGAGGAGGCTTTACGCACGTATGGAAACGAGGCCGGGGAGGCGCGGACAGGTGGATGCAGTCCGGGAGAAGTTCTTACACAAAGCTGGCATGGCCCCACCTGCCGTCCTGCGGGGACCGGGCGGACCCGGCGACAGAAGCGGAGTGAGCCGCTGCAGGACGGAGCCGCGGCCGCGTGGGAGGCTATGCCCGCGGCCATGGCGCAGGAGCAGGACGCCGGTCCGCCCCTCGGAGTCAACGCCAGCGACTACGAGGAGGAGGACTCTCTGCCGGACCCTCCCGACACCACGCCGTTCGTGGCGGTGAACACGCGGGCCAGACGCAGGCAGGTGAAGAACCCCTTCTACCCGGTGACCGCCGAGTCTTACGGGGCCTACGCGGTCATGATCGCCGCCGTGGTCATCTTCAGTGTGGGGATCATCGGGAACGTGTCGGTCATGTGCATCGTGTGTCACAACTACTACATGAGGAGCATCTCCAACTCGCTGCTGGCCAACCTCGCGCTCTGGGACTTCGTGGTCGTCTTCTTCTGCCTGCCGCTCGTGGTGTTTCACGAGCTCACCAAGAACTGGCTGCTGGGAGAGTTCTCGTGCAAGATCATCCCGTACCTGGAG GTGGCGTCTCTCGGGGTCACGACCTTCACGCTGTGCGCTCTGTGCATCGATCGCTTCCGAGCCGCCACCAACGTGCAGATGTACTACGAGATGATCGAGAACTGGGCGTCCACCACGGCCAAGCTCGCCGTCATATGGGTGGGCGCTCTGCTGCTGGCGCTGCCCGAGCTGCTGATCCGACAGCTGGTCGCCGAGGACGGCGACCCGCCCGGAGTGACGCCGTGCGAGCGCTGCGTGGTCCGGATCTCCACCGAGCTCCCCGACACGCTGTACGTCCTGGGGCTCACCTACGACGGCGCGCGGCTCTGGTGGTACTTCGGCTGCTACTTCTGCCTGCCGACGCTGTTCACCATCTGCAGCTCGCTGGTCACCGCTCGCAGGATCCGCCGCGCCGAGCGGGCCTGCGTCCGCGGCAGCAAGAAGCAGATCCAGCTGGAAAGCCAGATGAACTGCGCCGTGGTGGCGCTGGCCATCCTCTACGGCTTCTGCATCATCCCGGAGAACATCTGCAACATCGTCAGCGTGTACATGGCGGCCGGCGTTCCCAGGAGGACCCTGGACGTCCTGCATCTGGTCagccagctgctgctcttctgtAAGTCCGCGGTGACGCCGGTGCTGCTGTTCTGCATGTGCCGGCCGTTTACCAAAGCCTTCctggactgctgctgctgctgctgcgagGAGTGCGGCCCGCCCCCgtccgccgccgccgccgccgccagcACCGCCGGCGACACCGACAACGAGTGCACCACCACCGAGCTGGAGCTGTCGCCGTTCAGCACCGTCCGCAGGGAGGCGTCCACCTCCACCGCCTACGCTGCCGTGGGGACACACTGCTGA